In a single window of the Candidatus Hinthialibacter antarcticus genome:
- a CDS encoding MarR family winged helix-turn-helix transcriptional regulator, with the protein MMDRDDQMILTLLKAIDDSPDTTQKDLATQLGVAVGLVNSYLKRVIYKGYVKTKQLDRRRLKYLITPTGIKEKSRLTFEFLQYSYQYVMLVRRKVKHQLLSLQKEGCKSVILIGSGEMAELSYIAIRELDMDLHGIVDAENAGERCVDHDILDLDWLQSQGSADVLIVLNSSAKGNLKTTDLKIMAVEKGMKFFSIE; encoded by the coding sequence ATGATGGATCGTGACGATCAAATGATCCTCACGTTGCTGAAAGCAATTGACGATAGCCCCGACACAACCCAGAAAGACCTTGCGACCCAGTTAGGCGTTGCGGTCGGTTTGGTGAATTCGTATTTAAAGCGCGTCATCTATAAGGGCTATGTAAAAACCAAACAGTTAGACCGAAGGCGATTGAAATATCTGATTACGCCAACCGGAATCAAAGAAAAGTCGCGTTTGACCTTCGAGTTTCTCCAATACTCTTATCAATATGTGATGTTAGTACGCCGTAAAGTCAAACATCAGTTACTGTCTCTTCAAAAAGAGGGCTGCAAGAGCGTTATATTGATCGGCAGTGGCGAAATGGCTGAGTTGTCGTACATTGCGATCCGTGAATTGGACATGGATTTACATGGGATCGTCGATGCGGAAAATGCGGGAGAGCGTTGCGTCGATCATGATATTTTGGATTTAGACTGGTTGCAGTCTCAAGGATCGGCGGATGTATTAATCGTGCTGAATTCGAGTGCAAAGGGAAATCTTAAAACAACTGATCTTAAGATAATGGCGGTAGAAAAAGGGATGAAATTCTTCTCCATTGAATAA